A portion of the Rubeoparvulum massiliense genome contains these proteins:
- a CDS encoding Na/Pi cotransporter family protein, with product MELSTQAILFQFLGGLGIFLFGIKFMGDGLQQGAGDRLRTVLEKMTSNPIRGVLAGVIVTGLIQSSSATTVMAVGFVNAGLMTLRQAIGVIMGANIGTTMTAFIIGIKLERYSLPIIALGAILLFFFKKRKIQNFGQIIFGFGMLFFGLQTMGEGLKPLKDLAFFHELIANIGDNRLFGVFVGTLFTLVVQSSSATIGILQQLAVDPGLDLNVTLPVLFGDNIGTTITAILAAIGASVAAKRAALSHVVFNIVGTVIFLIIFPFYRDAVAWLGATTGVDARMQIAYAHGLFNISNTLIQLPFVSVLAYIVTKAIPQRGEELEYTVKYIDKRFLSNPAVAIGQAEKELQRMANFSRKMLDESTEYFITGDQKLSEKVRSRENLVDMLEEKITDYLALVGQQSLSTEASERLTALMHAIKDIERMGDHAMNIVELGEYRYNHHLKLSDHAINELNEMITVTRETINTAIAALENDDKALAKQAVQFEDKVDKMERRFRKSHLHRVNSGDCTGASGVVFLDTLSNLERISDHATNIAEYVLGDL from the coding sequence CCATATTGTTTCAATTCTTAGGTGGGCTTGGAATTTTTCTTTTTGGTATCAAATTTATGGGAGATGGCCTACAGCAGGGAGCAGGAGATCGATTACGTACTGTTCTAGAGAAAATGACCTCCAATCCCATTCGTGGTGTATTAGCAGGGGTTATCGTTACGGGATTAATTCAATCTAGTTCTGCCACAACCGTCATGGCTGTAGGATTTGTGAATGCAGGTCTGATGACATTACGTCAGGCGATTGGTGTAATCATGGGGGCTAATATTGGTACGACGATGACGGCATTCATCATCGGGATCAAGCTCGAACGGTATTCCCTTCCAATCATCGCCTTAGGTGCGATTTTACTCTTCTTTTTTAAGAAACGTAAAATTCAAAACTTTGGACAGATCATCTTTGGTTTTGGGATGCTTTTCTTTGGACTTCAAACCATGGGAGAAGGTTTGAAACCATTAAAGGATCTTGCGTTCTTTCATGAGCTTATTGCCAACATAGGGGACAATCGTCTTTTTGGTGTTTTCGTTGGTACACTTTTCACTCTGGTGGTGCAGAGTAGTTCAGCAACCATTGGAATTTTGCAGCAATTAGCAGTGGATCCAGGGTTAGATCTAAATGTCACTCTCCCCGTTTTATTCGGGGATAATATTGGGACGACAATCACTGCAATTTTAGCAGCCATTGGTGCTAGTGTCGCAGCTAAAAGAGCAGCTTTATCCCACGTCGTCTTTAATATTGTTGGTACGGTCATCTTCTTAATTATCTTCCCATTTTACCGCGATGCTGTGGCGTGGTTAGGGGCGACCACAGGTGTGGACGCCCGAATGCAGATTGCTTATGCACATGGTCTCTTTAATATTTCGAATACGTTAATTCAGCTTCCATTTGTTAGTGTTCTTGCTTATATTGTGACGAAGGCCATTCCTCAGCGTGGGGAGGAGCTAGAATATACCGTGAAGTATATTGATAAGCGCTTCTTGTCTAATCCTGCTGTGGCCATTGGACAAGCTGAGAAGGAACTGCAACGGATGGCCAACTTTAGTCGGAAGATGTTAGATGAGTCTACCGAATATTTCATTACAGGGGATCAGAAACTGAGTGAGAAGGTACGTTCACGTGAAAACCTGGTGGACATGCTAGAGGAGAAAATTACCGATTATCTCGCGCTGGTAGGACAGCAATCACTGTCAACAGAGGCCTCAGAACGTTTAACCGCCTTGATGCATGCTATCAAGGATATTGAGCGGATGGGTGATCATGCCATGAATATTGTTGAGCTAGGTGAGTATCGATATAATCACCACCTTAAGCTCTCGGATCATGCCATCAATGAGCTAAACGAGATGATTACAGTTACTCGTGAGACTATCAATACAGCCATTGCTGCGCTAGAGAATGATGATAAAGCACTGGCCAAGCAAGCTGTTCAATTTGAGGACAAAGTGGATAAGATGGAGCGTCGCTTCCGAAAATCTCACCTTCACCGTGTGAATAGTGGTGACTGCACCGGTGCATCGGGGGTTGTTTTCCTCGATACCTTGAGCAATCTTGAACGTATCTCTGATCATGCGACCAATATTGCTGAATATGTCTTAGGCGATCTATAA
- a CDS encoding 4-hydroxy-3-methylbut-2-enyl diphosphate reductase, translating to MDVIKITPRGYCYGVIDAMMLAQQTANNPIYPRPIYIIGMLVHNEHVTEALADAGVITLDGPDRMEILEQVEEGTVIFTAHGISPAVKERARAKGLTVVDATCPDVQRTHDLIKEKVAQGYKVIYIGKKGHPEPEGAIGVAPEHVHLVEGINDVEALAFAEGQRILVTNQTTMSQWDTQELMERIRTLYPEAEIYNEICLATQQRQEAVAGQAKDADITIVVGDPRSNNSNRLAQVSEEIAGVPAHRVANVTEIDTAWFQGKKRVAVTAGASTPTPITKEVINYLEQLDPENPTTWPIHRTIDPKKILPVYREKSR from the coding sequence ATGGATGTCATTAAAATAACTCCCCGTGGTTACTGCTATGGGGTGATTGATGCGATGATGCTCGCACAACAGACGGCCAATAATCCCATATACCCTCGTCCCATCTATATTATTGGCATGTTGGTTCATAATGAGCACGTCACTGAGGCCTTAGCAGATGCTGGTGTGATCACCTTAGATGGCCCAGATCGGATGGAGATTCTAGAGCAAGTAGAGGAGGGGACAGTAATTTTTACTGCCCATGGAATCTCCCCTGCTGTCAAAGAACGGGCACGGGCTAAAGGGCTAACGGTGGTGGATGCCACATGCCCTGATGTGCAACGAACCCATGATCTAATCAAGGAGAAGGTAGCACAAGGCTATAAGGTGATCTATATCGGGAAGAAAGGGCATCCTGAACCGGAAGGAGCCATTGGTGTAGCACCAGAGCATGTTCATCTCGTAGAAGGCATCAATGATGTAGAAGCCCTTGCTTTTGCAGAGGGTCAGCGGATTTTGGTGACCAATCAGACCACCATGAGTCAGTGGGATACTCAAGAGCTAATGGAACGAATTCGTACACTTTACCCTGAGGCTGAGATTTATAATGAGATCTGTTTAGCGACGCAACAGCGGCAGGAAGCGGTGGCAGGGCAGGCGAAGGATGCTGATATTACCATTGTTGTGGGCGATCCAAGAAGTAATAATTCCAACCGCCTCGCTCAGGTCTCTGAAGAGATTGCCGGAGTTCCCGCCCATCGTGTGGCCAATGTCACAGAGATCGATACAGCATGGTTTCAAGGAAAGAAAAGGGTAGCAGTCACCGCAGGTGCTTCAACGCCTACACCCATCACCAAAGAGGTGATCAATTACCTCGAACAGCTAGATCCAGAGAATCCTACAACGTGGCCCATTCACCGAACCATCGATCCGAAGAAGATTCTTCCAGTGTATCGTGAGAAGAGCCGATAG